A single window of Luteipulveratus halotolerans DNA harbors:
- a CDS encoding VOC family protein — protein sequence MKLGRNNLSQIFVLDQDEAKAFYVDVLGLEVSADMDFGPMRWLSVRVPGDSHEIFLEKPGPPGWDDATAEQIREMVTKGASGGWLAFTTDDVHATFAELKDKGVEITQEPMEQPYGTDFGIRDPFGNNIRIGQLNEG from the coding sequence ATGAAGCTCGGCCGCAACAACCTGTCCCAGATCTTCGTCCTCGACCAGGACGAGGCCAAGGCGTTCTACGTCGACGTGCTCGGCCTGGAGGTGTCGGCCGACATGGACTTCGGCCCGATGCGCTGGCTCAGCGTGCGGGTGCCCGGCGACTCGCACGAGATCTTCCTGGAGAAGCCCGGCCCGCCCGGGTGGGACGACGCCACCGCCGAGCAGATCCGCGAGATGGTCACCAAGGGCGCGAGCGGCGGGTGGCTCGCGTTCACGACCGACGACGTGCACGCGACGTTCGCCGAGCTCAAGGACAAGGGCGTCGAGATCACGCAGGAGCCGATGGAGCAGCCGTACGGCACCGACTTCGGCATCCGCGACCCGTTCGGCAACAACATCCGCATCGGCCAGCTCAACGAGGGCTGA
- a CDS encoding LamB/YcsF family protein — MTRIDLNADLGESFGQWTLGDDRALLDVVTSANVACGFHAGDPTVLRQACDWAAERGVAIGAQVGYRDLPGFGRRFIDVAPAELTNDVLYQIGALEAFARNAGTHVRYVKPHGALYNAIVHHEEQAAAVVDAVRRYDASLPVLGLPGSAWLRLAGVAGLTVVQEAFADRAYTPEGTLVSRREAGAVLHDADEIAERCVAIAQTGRVTAVDGSSVAAPAASLCVHGDTAGAVEVARRVRAALDAAGVEVRAFAEETP, encoded by the coding sequence ATGACCCGCATCGATCTCAACGCCGACCTCGGCGAGAGCTTCGGCCAGTGGACCCTCGGCGACGACCGCGCGCTGCTCGACGTCGTCACCAGCGCCAACGTCGCATGCGGCTTCCACGCCGGCGACCCGACCGTGCTGCGGCAGGCGTGCGACTGGGCGGCCGAGCGAGGCGTGGCGATCGGGGCGCAGGTCGGCTATCGCGACCTGCCCGGGTTCGGCCGCCGGTTCATCGACGTCGCACCGGCCGAGCTGACCAACGACGTCCTCTACCAGATCGGCGCGCTCGAGGCGTTCGCCCGCAACGCCGGCACCCACGTGCGCTACGTCAAACCGCACGGCGCGCTCTACAACGCGATCGTCCATCACGAGGAGCAGGCCGCAGCCGTCGTCGACGCCGTACGCCGGTACGACGCGTCGCTGCCCGTGCTCGGTCTCCCGGGCTCGGCGTGGCTGCGGCTGGCGGGGGTGGCCGGACTGACCGTCGTACAGGAGGCGTTCGCCGACCGTGCGTACACCCCGGAGGGCACGCTGGTGTCGCGCCGTGAGGCGGGCGCGGTGCTGCACGACGCCGACGAGATCGCCGAGCGGTGCGTCGCGATCGCGCAGACCGGTCGGGTGACGGCCGTCGACGGCTCGTCGGTCGCCGCACCGGCCGCCTCGTTGTGCGTGCACGGCGACACCGCCGGCGCGGTCGAGGTGGCGCGCCGCGTCAGGGCGGCGCTCGACGCGGCGGGCGTCGAGGTGCGAGCGTTCGCCGAGGAGACACCGTGA
- a CDS encoding RNA-binding S4 domain-containing protein yields the protein MTSEPVIEVPIHDDAIRLGQLLKLSGVVEDGAEARELIQTGRVSVDGEVETRRAHQVAPGSRVELPGVVLTVVHAGTES from the coding sequence ATGACGTCCGAACCGGTCATCGAGGTCCCCATTCACGACGACGCCATCCGGCTCGGCCAGCTGCTCAAGCTGTCCGGGGTCGTCGAGGACGGCGCCGAGGCGCGAGAGCTCATCCAGACCGGGCGTGTGAGCGTCGATGGCGAGGTCGAGACCCGCCGCGCCCACCAGGTCGCACCGGGCTCCCGGGTGGAGCTCCCGGGAGTCGTCCTCACCGTCGTTCACGCCGGAACAGAAAGTTGA
- a CDS encoding NRAMP family divalent metal transporter, producing MAHPTTEPPSTEPDELSSASGKGALLGAMFLMATSAIGPGFIAQTTEFTAELGAAFAFAILLSVLVDIAVQLNVWRVIGVSGMRAQDLANRVVPGFGYVLAGLVVFGGLVFNIGNIGGTGLGVNAMIGADARVGGAISALVAIAIFLSKRAGVAMDRIVVVLGALMIVMIAVAAVTTDPPYGDALKQTVAPDTVDVLIITTLIGGTVGGYITYAGAHRLIDSGIKGPGQVAQISRGSVIGILVTAVMRGLLFLAVLGVVAGGTKLVSDNKPAEAFQHALGDAGLHLFGVILWAASITSVIGASYTSVSFLTTFSAGLSKHRNAVVVAFIAISGLVYVALGKSPSTLLILAGALNGLILPFGLGILVWVALWRRDLLGGYAYPKWLALIGVAAWALTVYLGWESLSGIADLWK from the coding sequence ATGGCACACCCCACCACCGAACCGCCCAGCACCGAACCGGACGAGCTGAGCTCCGCCTCGGGCAAGGGCGCCCTGCTCGGCGCGATGTTCCTGATGGCCACGAGCGCGATCGGGCCGGGCTTCATCGCCCAGACCACCGAGTTCACGGCCGAGCTCGGTGCGGCGTTCGCGTTCGCGATCCTGCTGTCGGTGCTCGTCGACATCGCCGTGCAGCTCAACGTGTGGCGGGTCATCGGCGTCAGCGGGATGCGCGCTCAGGACCTCGCCAACCGGGTCGTGCCGGGGTTCGGGTACGTCCTCGCCGGGCTCGTGGTGTTCGGCGGGCTGGTGTTCAACATCGGCAACATCGGCGGCACCGGGCTCGGCGTCAACGCGATGATCGGGGCGGACGCGCGCGTCGGCGGCGCGATCTCGGCGCTGGTCGCGATCGCGATCTTCCTCAGCAAGCGAGCGGGCGTCGCGATGGACCGCATCGTCGTCGTGCTCGGCGCGCTGATGATCGTGATGATCGCGGTGGCCGCGGTGACCACCGACCCGCCGTACGGCGACGCGCTGAAGCAGACGGTCGCCCCCGACACGGTGGACGTCCTGATCATCACGACGCTGATCGGCGGCACGGTCGGCGGCTACATCACGTACGCCGGCGCCCACCGGCTGATCGACTCCGGCATCAAGGGGCCGGGTCAGGTCGCCCAGATCAGCCGCGGCTCGGTGATCGGCATCCTGGTGACCGCCGTGATGCGCGGTCTGCTGTTCCTGGCCGTGCTCGGTGTGGTCGCCGGCGGGACGAAGCTGGTCAGTGACAACAAGCCCGCCGAGGCGTTCCAGCACGCTCTCGGCGACGCCGGCCTGCACCTGTTCGGCGTCATCCTGTGGGCGGCCAGCATCACCAGCGTGATCGGCGCGTCGTACACCTCGGTGTCGTTCCTCACGACGTTCAGCGCGGGGCTGTCCAAGCACCGCAACGCGGTGGTCGTCGCGTTCATCGCGATCTCGGGGCTGGTCTACGTCGCGCTCGGCAAGTCGCCGTCGACGCTGCTCATCCTGGCCGGCGCGCTGAACGGGCTGATCCTGCCGTTCGGCCTCGGCATCCTGGTGTGGGTGGCGCTGTGGCGCCGTGACCTGCTCGGTGGCTACGCCTACCCGAAGTGGCTGGCGCTGATCGGTGTCGCAGCATGGGCGCTGACCGTCTATCTCGGCTGGGAGTCGCTCAGCGGCATCGCCGACCTGTGGAAGTGA
- the shbA gene encoding RNA polymerase sigma factor ShbA, which translates to MSSRVTLYQSQAIDGQIAQVPLGDLAAAAREGDQAATDQLMGAVHQLAVRYARARLGAFAGAADAAQDAAQEVCVAVLTALPRYADRGVPFEAFVYRIASHKVADVQRGVMRRPVPTEEVPDSVDGSVGPEEHVLRNDQAAQVWSLMDKLSPQHREILTLRIAVGMSAEETAQALGMTAGAVRVAQHRALGRLRDMVKAGAEGLS; encoded by the coding sequence ATGTCCAGTCGCGTAACGCTTTATCAGTCCCAGGCGATAGACGGACAGATCGCTCAGGTTCCGCTGGGTGATCTCGCGGCCGCTGCCCGTGAGGGCGACCAGGCTGCGACCGATCAGCTCATGGGGGCCGTTCACCAGCTCGCGGTGCGTTATGCCCGCGCCCGTCTGGGAGCGTTCGCCGGAGCAGCAGATGCCGCCCAGGACGCGGCCCAGGAGGTGTGCGTGGCCGTGCTGACAGCACTCCCTCGTTATGCCGACCGTGGGGTCCCGTTCGAGGCCTTCGTCTATCGCATCGCCTCCCACAAGGTCGCCGACGTGCAGCGCGGAGTCATGCGCCGCCCCGTGCCGACCGAGGAGGTCCCCGACAGTGTCGACGGCTCTGTCGGGCCCGAGGAGCACGTCCTGCGCAACGACCAGGCCGCTCAGGTCTGGTCCCTCATGGACAAGCTCTCACCGCAGCACCGTGAGATCCTCACGCTGCGCATCGCGGTGGGCATGTCCGCAGAGGAGACCGCTCAGGCGCTCGGAATGACGGCCGGTGCCGTGCGTGTGGCACAGCACCGGGCCCTCGGACGGCTGCGAGACATGGTCAAGGCCGGCGCCGAGGGACTTTCATGA
- a CDS encoding DUF2867 domain-containing protein, producing MTNATLGVRLPKSAHTEQPWRIHELTTDFELEDVWSLPTPGGPGDFPLLLQLLEKADAYDNPGFVERIMLGIRWKLGAMLGWDGDEDGIGHRVTSLRDRLPQDLREGPRGPNPPNAPFEPVYLTDDESVDEYANKTMHLIGHTGWVRTPDGGYHGQMAVYVKPNGRMGALYMAAIKPFRYYLVYPAMMRRIAADWRRLKEQTA from the coding sequence ATGACCAACGCAACCCTCGGCGTACGCCTGCCGAAGTCCGCCCACACCGAGCAGCCCTGGCGTATCCATGAGCTCACGACCGACTTCGAGCTCGAGGACGTCTGGTCGCTGCCGACTCCGGGCGGCCCTGGCGACTTCCCGTTGCTGCTGCAGCTGCTCGAGAAGGCGGACGCCTACGACAACCCCGGCTTCGTCGAACGCATCATGCTGGGCATCAGATGGAAGCTCGGCGCGATGCTCGGCTGGGACGGCGACGAGGACGGCATCGGGCACCGCGTCACCTCGTTGCGCGATCGGCTGCCACAGGACCTGCGCGAGGGGCCGCGCGGTCCGAACCCGCCGAACGCACCGTTCGAACCGGTCTACCTCACCGATGACGAGTCGGTCGACGAGTATGCCAACAAGACGATGCACCTGATCGGGCACACCGGATGGGTGCGTACGCCGGACGGCGGCTACCACGGGCAGATGGCGGTCTACGTCAAGCCGAACGGCCGCATGGGCGCGCTCTACATGGCGGCGATCAAGCCGTTCCGCTACTACCTGGTCTACCCGGCCATGATGCGCCGCATCGCGGCCGACTGGCGCCGCCTCAAAGAGCAGACCGCCTGA
- a CDS encoding 5-oxoprolinase subunit C family protein, giving the protein MSIEIVRTGALATVQDLGRPGLAGLGVGVSGAADRGSLRLANRLVGNDPGAAAIEVTFGGLAFRAVDDLVIAMTGAPCPATAGGFGIGPNAPVRVPAGAQVELGVPPVGLRTYVAVRGGLAVEPVLGSRATDTMSGIGPAVLAPGAVLPVGAPTGPVPGVDVAPVRTMPADEIEVRVLAGPRADWFAGDAVARLGSSAYEVTADSNRVGMRLSGPVLERARDGELPSEGMVRGALQVPPTGQPTLFLADHPVTGGYPVIGVVVGDDVDRTAQARPGQHLRFRVMSGVGPQ; this is encoded by the coding sequence ATGAGCATCGAGATCGTGCGTACGGGCGCGCTCGCCACCGTGCAGGACCTCGGCCGGCCGGGCCTGGCCGGTCTCGGTGTCGGGGTCAGCGGTGCCGCCGACCGCGGCAGCCTCCGGCTCGCCAACCGGCTCGTCGGCAACGACCCGGGTGCGGCAGCGATCGAGGTGACGTTCGGCGGGCTGGCGTTCCGTGCGGTCGATGACCTGGTCATCGCCATGACCGGCGCGCCCTGCCCGGCGACGGCCGGCGGGTTCGGGATCGGGCCGAACGCTCCCGTACGCGTGCCTGCCGGTGCGCAGGTCGAGCTCGGCGTGCCGCCCGTCGGCCTGCGGACCTACGTCGCCGTACGCGGCGGCCTCGCCGTCGAGCCCGTGCTGGGCTCACGGGCGACCGACACGATGTCGGGCATCGGTCCTGCGGTGCTCGCGCCCGGGGCCGTGCTGCCCGTCGGCGCTCCGACCGGACCCGTGCCGGGTGTCGACGTCGCCCCCGTGCGCACGATGCCGGCCGACGAGATCGAGGTGCGGGTACTCGCCGGTCCGCGGGCCGACTGGTTCGCCGGAGACGCCGTCGCGAGGCTGGGCTCGTCGGCGTACGAGGTGACGGCCGACAGCAACCGGGTCGGGATGCGCCTGTCCGGGCCGGTGCTCGAACGCGCCCGTGACGGCGAGCTGCCCAGTGAGGGCATGGTGCGTGGGGCGCTGCAGGTGCCGCCGACCGGTCAGCCGACGCTGTTCCTCGCCGACCATCCCGTCACCGGTGGCTACCCGGTCATCGGAGTGGTCGTCGGTGATGACGTCGACCGCACAGCCCAGGCGCGGCCGGGCCAGCACCTGCGCTTCCGGGTCATGTCGGGCGTCGGCCCGCAGTAG
- a CDS encoding helix-turn-helix domain-containing protein: MSREQEDINRRLLRARDLMDRTFAEPLDVAALARVAYMSDAHFIREFKRVFGEPPYRYLQRRRVERAMFLLQHRDTPVTDICMAVGFASLGTFSRTFTAIVGESPTAYRVRTRGLPHVAPTMFAMRWNRPSSFGEARGRSGE; this comes from the coding sequence GTGAGCCGCGAGCAGGAGGACATCAACCGGCGCCTGCTGCGCGCCCGCGACCTCATGGACCGCACGTTCGCCGAGCCGCTCGACGTCGCCGCGCTCGCACGGGTCGCGTACATGTCCGACGCGCACTTCATCCGCGAGTTCAAGCGCGTGTTCGGCGAGCCGCCGTACCGCTATCTGCAGCGGCGGCGCGTCGAGCGGGCCATGTTCCTGCTGCAGCACCGCGACACCCCGGTCACCGACATCTGCATGGCGGTCGGGTTCGCCAGCCTCGGGACGTTCAGCCGCACCTTCACGGCGATCGTCGGTGAGTCGCCGACGGCGTACCGCGTCCGCACCCGCGGCCTGCCCCATGTCGCGCCGACGATGTTCGCGATGCGGTGGAACCGGCCGAGCAGTTTCGGAGAAGCCCGCGGCCGATCGGGCGAATAA
- a CDS encoding 5-oxoprolinase subunit B family protein — MRLLPCGDAGLLVELADRDEVLALFAGLDRERPDGVIDLVPAARTLLVTFASDVTDLGRVATAVRSVELRGGDRGDAEKLDVPVVYDGADLADVASLTGLSEREVVAAHTGQEWTVAFCGFAPGFGYLVGEDDRLHVPRRTDPRTKVPTGSVALAGEFSGVYPRESPGGWQLIGRTDLVSWDLHREPPALLSPGVRVRFVEVAR; from the coding sequence GTGAGGTTGCTGCCTTGTGGCGACGCAGGCCTGCTCGTCGAGCTCGCCGACCGCGACGAGGTGCTCGCGCTGTTCGCCGGGCTCGACCGAGAGCGGCCCGATGGTGTGATCGACCTCGTGCCGGCCGCTCGTACGCTGCTGGTCACCTTCGCGTCCGACGTCACCGACCTCGGCCGCGTCGCGACGGCCGTGCGCTCGGTCGAGCTGCGTGGTGGTGACCGCGGCGACGCCGAAAAGCTCGACGTACCAGTGGTTTACGACGGAGCTGACCTCGCGGACGTCGCATCTCTCACCGGCCTGAGCGAGCGCGAGGTCGTCGCCGCGCACACCGGTCAGGAGTGGACCGTGGCGTTCTGCGGGTTCGCTCCTGGATTCGGCTACCTCGTCGGTGAGGACGACCGGTTGCACGTGCCTCGACGCACCGACCCGCGTACGAAGGTCCCGACCGGATCCGTAGCACTGGCAGGCGAGTTCAGCGGTGTCTATCCGCGCGAGTCGCCGGGTGGCTGGCAGCTGATCGGCCGCACCGACCTGGTCTCGTGGGACCTGCACCGCGAGCCGCCCGCGCTGCTGTCGCCCGGCGTACGCGTCCGGTTCGTGGAGGTCGCGCGATGA
- the guaB gene encoding IMP dehydrogenase, with product MATSPDPSPMTEQPSIPAHFGQLGLTYDDVLLLPGETDVIPSEVDTTTRLTRELSLRVPLVSAAMDTVTESRMAIAMARQGGIGVLHRNLSIEDQAEQVDLVKRTQTGIISNPVTIGPDATLEDLDETCGRYRVSGLPVVDVDNHLIGICTNRDLRFTPVAEWATTKVSEVMSTMPLITGHEGISRDEATALLRQHKRERLPLVDDDGRLVGLITVKDFVKSEQFPDASKDADGRLLVAGAIGYFGDAWERATTLVEAGVDVLVPDVANGHARLMLDMIRKLKSDPATRHVQIIGGNVATRAGAQALVDAGVDAVKVGVGPGSICTTRVVAGVGVPQVTAIYEAAQACRPAGVPVIGDGGLQHSGDIAKALVAGADTVMIGSLLAGCEESPGELMLVNGKQFKIYRGMGSMGAMASRGKKSFSKDRYFQADVASDDELVPEGIEGRVPYRGPLGTVVHQLVGGLHQSMFYTGARTVPELKERAQFVRITTAGLKESHPHDIQGIVEAPNYAGR from the coding sequence ATGGCCACCTCGCCCGACCCGTCGCCCATGACCGAGCAGCCTTCGATCCCAGCGCATTTCGGTCAGCTGGGACTCACTTACGACGACGTCCTCCTGCTTCCGGGAGAGACCGACGTGATCCCCAGTGAGGTCGACACCACGACCCGCCTCACACGCGAGCTGTCGCTGCGCGTGCCGCTGGTCTCGGCGGCCATGGACACGGTCACCGAGTCGCGGATGGCGATCGCGATGGCGCGTCAGGGCGGCATCGGCGTCCTGCACCGCAACCTGTCGATCGAGGACCAGGCCGAGCAGGTCGACCTCGTCAAGCGCACCCAGACCGGCATCATCTCCAACCCCGTCACGATCGGCCCCGACGCGACGCTCGAGGACCTCGACGAGACCTGCGGCCGCTACCGCGTGTCGGGTCTGCCGGTGGTGGACGTCGACAACCACCTGATCGGCATCTGCACCAACCGCGACCTGCGCTTCACGCCCGTGGCCGAGTGGGCGACCACCAAGGTCAGCGAGGTCATGAGCACGATGCCCCTGATCACCGGGCACGAGGGCATCAGCCGCGACGAAGCCACCGCTCTGCTGCGTCAGCACAAGCGGGAGCGGCTGCCGCTGGTCGACGACGACGGTCGCCTGGTCGGCCTCATCACCGTCAAGGACTTCGTCAAGTCCGAGCAGTTCCCCGATGCGTCCAAGGACGCCGACGGCCGCCTGCTCGTCGCCGGCGCGATCGGATACTTCGGCGACGCCTGGGAGCGCGCGACCACGCTGGTCGAGGCCGGCGTCGACGTGCTCGTGCCCGACGTCGCCAACGGCCATGCACGCCTCATGCTCGACATGATCCGCAAGCTGAAGTCCGACCCGGCCACCCGGCACGTGCAGATCATCGGCGGCAACGTCGCGACCCGGGCCGGCGCGCAGGCCCTCGTCGACGCGGGCGTCGACGCGGTCAAGGTCGGTGTCGGCCCCGGCTCGATCTGCACCACGCGTGTCGTCGCGGGCGTGGGCGTCCCGCAGGTGACGGCCATCTACGAGGCCGCGCAGGCCTGCCGGCCGGCCGGCGTACCCGTCATCGGTGACGGCGGTCTGCAGCACTCCGGTGACATCGCCAAGGCGCTCGTCGCCGGCGCGGACACCGTCATGATCGGCTCGCTCCTCGCCGGGTGCGAGGAGTCGCCCGGTGAGCTGATGCTGGTCAACGGCAAGCAGTTCAAGATCTACCGCGGTATGGGCTCGATGGGCGCGATGGCCTCGCGCGGCAAGAAGTCCTTCTCCAAGGACCGCTACTTCCAGGCCGACGTGGCCAGCGACGACGAGCTCGTGCCCGAGGGCATCGAGGGCCGGGTGCCCTACCGCGGTCCGCTCGGCACGGTGGTCCACCAGCTCGTCGGCGGACTGCACCAGTCGATGTTCTACACCGGTGCGCGCACGGTGCCCGAGCTGAAGGAGCGCGCTCAGTTCGTGCGCATCACGACGGCCGGGCTCAAGGAGTCCCACCCGCACGACATCCAGGGCATCGTCGAGGCGCCCAACTACGCCGGCCGCTGA
- a CDS encoding GntR family transcriptional regulator — translation MPPSPTQSAPWISTLADDRSSIGRSSTAARVADVLRSRVIEGLLSPGTRLSEEEIGEALGVSRNTLREAFRLLTHERLLEHQFNRGVFVRSLTSDDIRDLYQLRRMLECGALRYAAAADGVDLTAVRAAVADGEQAGEAQDWPAVGTANMHFHQAIGALARSARIDESMQHLLAELRLVFHVMNDPHAFHQPYLVENRALLDLLDAGRYDDAVDELSAYLDRAEQQLLDAMA, via the coding sequence ATGCCCCCCTCGCCCACGCAGTCCGCGCCGTGGATCAGCACGCTCGCCGACGACCGCAGCAGCATCGGTCGGTCCAGCACGGCGGCGCGGGTCGCCGACGTCCTGCGCAGCCGCGTCATCGAGGGCCTGCTCTCCCCCGGCACCCGCCTGTCCGAGGAGGAGATCGGCGAGGCGCTCGGCGTCTCGCGCAACACCCTGCGCGAGGCGTTCCGCCTGCTCACCCACGAACGCCTGCTGGAGCACCAGTTCAACCGGGGCGTGTTCGTGCGGTCGCTCACCAGCGACGACATCCGCGACCTCTACCAGCTCCGTCGGATGCTGGAGTGCGGTGCGCTGCGGTACGCCGCCGCGGCCGACGGCGTCGACCTCACCGCCGTGCGCGCTGCGGTCGCCGACGGCGAGCAGGCCGGCGAGGCACAGGACTGGCCCGCGGTCGGCACCGCCAACATGCACTTCCACCAGGCCATCGGGGCGCTCGCCCGCAGCGCCCGCATCGACGAGTCCATGCAGCACCTGCTCGCCGAGCTGCGCCTGGTCTTCCACGTGATGAACGACCCGCACGCGTTCCACCAGCCCTACCTCGTCGAGAACCGCGCCCTGCTGGACCTGCTCGACGCCGGCCGCTACGACGACGCGGTCGACGAGCTGTCGGCGTACCTCGACCGCGCCGAGCAGCAGCTGCTCGACGCGATGGCCTGA
- the groL gene encoding chaperonin GroEL (60 kDa chaperone family; promotes refolding of misfolded polypeptides especially under stressful conditions; forms two stacked rings of heptamers to form a barrel-shaped 14mer; ends can be capped by GroES; misfolded proteins enter the barrel where they are refolded when GroES binds), translating to MAKQLEFDDSARKSLERGVDALANAVKVTLGPKGRNVVIDKKWGAPTITNDGVTIAREVELDDPYENLGAQLAKEVATKTNDVAGDGTTTATVLAQALVKEGLRNVAAGAGPAALKRGIDQAVEAINERLVSNAREVEGKDEIAQVATLSAQDSTIGGLIAEAFDKVGKDGVITVEESSTTATELEFTEGMQFDKGYLSQYFVTDAERMETVLEDAYILINQGKISAIADVLPLLEKVVQTGKPLLIIAEDVEGEALSTLVVNKMRGAFNVAAVKAPGFGDRRKAMLQDIAILTGGQVIAEEVGLKLDQADLDVLGQARRVVLTKDTTTIIDGSGDGADVDGRVKELKAEIERTDSDWDREKLQERLAKLAGGVCVIKVGAHTEVELKEKKHRIEDAISATRAAIEEGIVAGGGSALVHASAALQNLALEGDEATGATLVGTAVVEPLRWIAENAGLEGYVAVSKVKELEAGSGLNAATGEYGDLIKAGVIDPVKVTRSALINAASIASMVLTTDTLVVDKPEEEEPAAAAGHGHGH from the coding sequence ATGGCTAAGCAGCTGGAGTTCGACGACTCCGCGCGCAAGTCGCTGGAGCGGGGCGTCGACGCCCTCGCCAACGCGGTCAAGGTGACGCTCGGCCCCAAGGGCCGCAACGTCGTCATCGACAAGAAGTGGGGCGCCCCCACGATCACCAACGACGGTGTCACCATCGCTCGCGAGGTCGAGCTGGACGACCCGTACGAGAACCTCGGCGCGCAGCTCGCCAAGGAGGTCGCGACCAAGACCAACGACGTCGCCGGTGACGGTACGACGACCGCGACCGTCCTCGCCCAGGCCCTGGTCAAGGAGGGCCTGCGCAACGTCGCCGCGGGCGCCGGTCCGGCCGCGCTCAAGCGCGGTATCGACCAGGCGGTCGAGGCCATCAACGAGCGTCTCGTGAGCAACGCGCGCGAGGTCGAGGGCAAGGACGAGATCGCGCAGGTCGCGACTCTGTCCGCGCAGGACTCCACCATCGGCGGCCTGATCGCCGAGGCGTTCGACAAGGTCGGCAAGGACGGCGTCATCACCGTCGAGGAGTCCTCGACGACGGCGACCGAGCTGGAGTTCACCGAGGGCATGCAGTTCGACAAGGGCTACCTGTCGCAGTACTTCGTGACCGACGCCGAGCGCATGGAGACCGTCCTCGAGGACGCCTACATCCTCATCAACCAGGGCAAGATCTCCGCGATCGCCGACGTGCTGCCGCTGCTGGAGAAGGTCGTCCAGACCGGCAAGCCGCTGCTGATCATCGCCGAGGACGTCGAGGGCGAGGCCCTGTCGACGCTGGTCGTCAACAAGATGCGCGGTGCGTTCAACGTCGCCGCGGTCAAGGCTCCCGGCTTCGGCGACCGTCGCAAGGCGATGCTGCAGGACATCGCGATCCTGACCGGCGGCCAGGTCATCGCCGAGGAGGTCGGCCTCAAGCTCGACCAGGCCGACCTGGACGTGCTGGGCCAGGCCCGCCGCGTCGTCCTCACCAAGGACACGACCACCATCATCGACGGCTCCGGTGACGGCGCCGACGTCGACGGTCGCGTCAAGGAGCTCAAGGCCGAGATCGAGCGCACCGACTCCGACTGGGACCGCGAGAAGCTCCAGGAGCGCCTCGCCAAGCTCGCCGGCGGCGTCTGCGTGATCAAGGTCGGTGCCCACACCGAGGTCGAGCTCAAGGAGAAGAAGCACCGCATCGAGGACGCCATCTCGGCGACCCGTGCGGCCATCGAGGAGGGCATCGTCGCCGGCGGTGGCTCGGCCCTGGTGCACGCCTCGGCCGCGCTGCAGAACCTCGCGCTCGAGGGCGACGAGGCCACCGGTGCCACGCTGGTCGGCACCGCGGTCGTCGAGCCGCTGCGCTGGATCGCCGAGAACGCCGGCCTCGAGGGCTACGTCGCGGTGTCCAAGGTCAAGGAGCTGGAGGCCGGCAGCGGTCTCAACGCCGCCACCGGTGAGTACGGCGACCTGATCAAGGCCGGCGTCATCGACCCGGTCAAGGTCACCCGCTCGGCGCTCATCAACGCCGCGTCGATCGCGTCGATGGTGCTCACCACCGACACGCTCGTCGTCGACAAGCCCGAGGAGGAGGAGCCGGCGGCCGCCGCCGGTCACGGCCACGGTCACTGA
- a CDS encoding dihydrofolate reductase family protein, protein MSTVILQAVCSVDGFIADDQDDVGAMFAWYENGDVDAPLFGGDQPLRISRASADHLLPMWDRMRVQVIGRHLFDITGGWGGKPPTDGGRVIVVSHHPEPTDWRAEHPDAPYEFATDVETALTRAKALAGDDLVCVCAGDVGGQAFAAGLVDEVEMDVAPVVLGSGKRFFGAYAGGERLLDDPTVVQGERVTHLHYRVRR, encoded by the coding sequence ATGAGCACGGTGATCCTGCAGGCGGTCTGCTCGGTGGACGGCTTCATCGCCGATGACCAGGACGACGTCGGGGCGATGTTCGCGTGGTACGAGAACGGCGACGTCGACGCGCCGCTGTTCGGGGGCGATCAGCCGCTGCGCATCTCGCGGGCGTCCGCCGACCATCTGCTGCCGATGTGGGACCGGATGCGGGTGCAGGTCATCGGGCGCCACCTGTTCGACATCACCGGCGGCTGGGGCGGCAAGCCACCGACCGACGGAGGTCGGGTCATCGTGGTCAGCCACCACCCGGAGCCGACGGACTGGCGGGCCGAGCACCCCGATGCGCCGTACGAGTTCGCGACCGATGTCGAGACGGCGCTCACGCGGGCGAAGGCGCTGGCCGGGGACGACCTGGTCTGCGTCTGTGCGGGCGACGTCGGCGGCCAGGCGTTCGCGGCCGGACTGGTCGACGAGGTCGAGATGGACGTCGCGCCGGTCGTGCTCGGCTCGGGCAAGCGGTTCTTCGGTGCGTACGCCGGGGGAGAGCGACTCCTGGACGACCCGACGGTCGTCCAGGGCGAGCGGGTCACCCATCTGCACTACCGCGTACGCCGATAG